In the genome of Corallococcus soli, one region contains:
- a CDS encoding DUF2867 domain-containing protein: protein MRVTTETLLMLVGGIHCAIGLGMLFQSRTPSPLPEVLRPFAEGADHVDVKTVESEASLREFIAALMSYQPAWMTALYGVRGVFVRLLGMRQHGVPRPQHLRPEDIPMAPGSAASFFTVRHAEEERVWVVAATDKHLEATLAVVAEPAPGGGARRRFHVVTLVHYRNWAGPVYFNVIRPFHHLVVGGMARTAARAVTALGTARRSPSRRGDGAGEPAVRRAGDSHAAGLEAPHGGTSRERK, encoded by the coding sequence ATGCGAGTGACGACAGAGACGTTGCTGATGCTCGTGGGAGGGATTCACTGCGCCATCGGGCTGGGCATGCTCTTCCAGTCCCGGACGCCTTCGCCGCTGCCGGAGGTGCTGCGCCCCTTCGCGGAGGGCGCGGACCACGTGGACGTGAAGACGGTGGAGTCTGAAGCGTCGCTGCGCGAGTTCATCGCGGCGCTCATGTCGTACCAGCCCGCGTGGATGACGGCCCTGTATGGGGTGCGAGGTGTCTTCGTCCGGCTGCTGGGGATGCGTCAGCACGGCGTGCCCCGGCCCCAGCACCTGCGGCCGGAGGACATCCCCATGGCCCCGGGCAGCGCGGCCTCGTTCTTCACCGTGCGCCACGCGGAGGAGGAGCGCGTCTGGGTGGTGGCGGCGACGGACAAGCACCTGGAGGCCACCCTCGCGGTCGTCGCGGAGCCGGCGCCGGGCGGTGGGGCCCGGCGCCGCTTCCACGTCGTCACGCTGGTGCACTACCGGAACTGGGCCGGGCCCGTGTACTTCAACGTCATCCGGCCCTTCCACCACCTCGTCGTCGGAGGCATGGCGCGCACTGCGGCAAGGGCGGTCACCGCGCTTGGCACTGCACGGCGGAGCCCATCTCGAAGAGGTGATGGAGCTGGTGAACCTGCTGTCCGACGTGCGGGTGACTCGCACGCGGCAGGACTTGAAGCACCTCACGGAGGAACCAGCCGGGAGCGGAAGTGA
- a CDS encoding TetR/AcrR family transcriptional regulator yields MRRTTSRPPEPSAFRSFEDIRKRHRGPGLSAEDWADAALWSLAEGVDALSVERLARGLGVTKGGFYWHFKDRADVLQAALARWEQLATTEFIQRLEALPEPRQRLHQLLALTFDLGPHGRIEVAIVAGAATDPHIQPVLARVSQRRIDYLVKLYRALGLPAREARNWSLQAYSTYVGLLHLVIASPEMLSTSRARAGYIQHVARTLIPA; encoded by the coding sequence ATGAGACGCACTACTTCCCGCCCGCCGGAGCCGTCGGCCTTCCGGAGCTTTGAGGACATCCGCAAGCGGCACCGGGGGCCGGGCCTGTCCGCCGAGGACTGGGCGGACGCGGCCCTCTGGAGCCTCGCGGAGGGCGTGGACGCCCTGTCCGTGGAGCGGCTGGCCCGGGGCCTGGGGGTGACGAAGGGCGGCTTCTACTGGCACTTCAAGGACCGCGCGGACGTGCTCCAGGCCGCGCTCGCGCGCTGGGAGCAGCTGGCGACCACGGAGTTCATCCAACGGCTGGAGGCCCTGCCAGAACCAAGGCAGCGGCTGCACCAGTTGCTGGCGCTGACGTTCGACCTGGGTCCGCATGGCAGGATTGAGGTCGCCATCGTCGCGGGCGCCGCGACGGACCCGCACATCCAGCCCGTCCTGGCGCGGGTGTCGCAGCGGCGCATTGACTACCTGGTGAAGCTGTACAGGGCGCTCGGGCTGCCGGCCCGCGAGGCACGCAACTGGTCCCTCCAGGCGTACTCCACATACGTGGGGCTCCTGCACCTCGTCATCGCCAGCCCGGAGATGCTGAGTACGAGCCGTGCTCGCGCGGGCTACATCCAGCACGTCGCGCGGACGCTGATCCCCGCGTGA
- a CDS encoding SH3 domain-containing protein, which translates to MLSVLFASLLAQAPVTLPELTERHCSSSGWCIVLPAPLYPGLVAARGDAVVSNSAHSGVVGLWRSGAWRDTLDTGLGPLQRLSLADAPGGAQRLLACDRARCVQATLDAERIGPLSLVPQHAEPPEPPEPPVRSPRPGVRFFVEDSKLLVERGGQRQTPPALKGTRFANELDQVFGGGPGEPLWMFRTHVARLTLTEAHPLGRLDRFPKETSTNGIRLLGNPHEPTALSTEMFTHTLRRFDGERWQPLTTHLGSDGKDPTSVTAGDGCAPCFTSLWRILWRARSGVWRQVDLPSEPPGTTSIHHPQSESIDARGMLGFKSQYGAYRHDGRKWRRVGEATEAAKVAPVEARQDWLCNATGCLHEREPRWSPDGKEWRPLDLPPAEPGKGDCAHARAALSNGEFMLLAGPLLFRGIPGKGWHTERLPLGNACNITEGPTALYISDSLRKSLLIQQKAAAPLPVPEDTWATVSGVKASDVLRLRELPDWRALEVATLAPGTRCVREVRRRAVSARETWSEVQTPEGRRGWVNRRYLAPGRGPCPTGG; encoded by the coding sequence ATGCTCTCCGTCCTCTTCGCCTCACTCCTGGCCCAGGCTCCCGTGACGCTGCCGGAGCTGACCGAGCGGCACTGCAGCAGCTCGGGGTGGTGCATCGTCCTCCCCGCACCGCTGTACCCGGGGCTCGTCGCCGCGCGGGGTGACGCGGTGGTCTCCAACAGCGCGCACTCCGGCGTGGTGGGCCTCTGGCGCTCGGGGGCCTGGCGGGACACGCTGGACACGGGCCTGGGACCGCTGCAGCGGCTCTCGCTGGCGGATGCGCCTGGAGGGGCGCAGCGGCTCTTGGCGTGTGATCGCGCGCGGTGTGTCCAGGCGACGCTGGACGCGGAGCGCATCGGGCCGCTGTCGCTCGTCCCGCAGCACGCGGAGCCCCCGGAGCCTCCCGAGCCCCCGGTGCGCTCGCCACGGCCCGGCGTGCGCTTCTTCGTGGAGGACTCAAAGCTGCTCGTCGAGCGCGGGGGGCAACGTCAGACACCTCCCGCCCTGAAGGGGACGCGGTTCGCGAACGAGCTCGATCAGGTATTCGGCGGGGGACCCGGTGAGCCCCTGTGGATGTTCCGGACCCATGTCGCGCGACTCACGTTGACGGAGGCGCATCCCCTGGGAAGGCTCGACCGGTTCCCGAAGGAGACCTCCACGAATGGGATTCGCCTGCTGGGCAACCCGCACGAGCCCACCGCCCTCTCCACCGAGATGTTCACCCACACGCTGCGCCGCTTCGACGGGGAGCGTTGGCAGCCCCTCACGACCCACCTGGGCTCGGACGGCAAGGACCCGACCTCCGTGACGGCCGGCGATGGCTGTGCGCCCTGCTTCACAAGCCTCTGGAGGATACTCTGGCGCGCGCGCAGCGGCGTCTGGCGTCAGGTGGACCTGCCCTCTGAGCCTCCCGGCACGACGAGCATCCACCATCCCCAAAGCGAGAGCATCGACGCGAGGGGCATGCTTGGCTTCAAGAGCCAGTACGGAGCGTACCGCCATGACGGCCGGAAGTGGCGCCGGGTGGGCGAAGCGACCGAGGCCGCGAAGGTCGCGCCCGTGGAGGCCCGACAGGATTGGCTGTGCAATGCCACGGGCTGCCTCCACGAGCGCGAGCCCCGGTGGAGTCCAGATGGCAAGGAGTGGCGGCCCCTGGACCTGCCTCCGGCGGAGCCGGGAAAGGGAGACTGCGCGCACGCCCGCGCCGCGCTCTCCAATGGCGAGTTCATGCTCCTCGCCGGTCCCCTGCTCTTCCGAGGCATTCCTGGCAAGGGCTGGCACACCGAGCGGCTCCCGCTGGGCAATGCCTGCAACATCACCGAGGGCCCCACGGCGCTCTACATTTCGGATTCGCTCCGCAAGTCGCTCCTGATCCAGCAGAAGGCGGCGGCGCCCCTCCCCGTCCCCGAAGACACCTGGGCCACGGTGTCCGGAGTGAAGGCGTCGGACGTGCTGCGCCTGCGCGAGCTGCCGGACTGGCGCGCACTGGAAGTGGCCACGCTCGCGCCCGGCACCCGCTGCGTGCGCGAGGTGCGCCGGCGCGCCGTCTCCGCTCGGGAGACCTGGTCCGAGGTGCAGACGCCAGAGGGAAGGCGCGGATGGGTGAACCGCCGCTACCTCGCCCCCGGTAGAGGCCCCTGCCCCACCGGAGGTTGA